One segment of Thermococcus profundus DNA contains the following:
- the mce gene encoding methylmalonyl-CoA epimerase codes for MFKKIDHVGIAVKNLEEAIKVWEGLGLKVDEIEEVPDQKVRTAIIHVGESRIELLEPTSEDSPIAKFIAKRGEGIHHIALGVDDIEGHLEKLKEAGYRLIDEKPRIGAGGAKIAFVHPKAVTGVLLELCQRD; via the coding sequence ATGTTCAAGAAGATAGACCACGTTGGTATAGCCGTTAAGAACCTTGAGGAGGCCATAAAGGTCTGGGAGGGCCTCGGCCTCAAGGTTGACGAGATAGAGGAAGTCCCCGACCAGAAGGTCAGAACCGCGATAATCCACGTCGGGGAGAGCAGGATAGAGCTCCTCGAGCCCACTTCTGAGGATTCACCGATAGCCAAGTTCATAGCCAAGCGCGGCGAAGGCATACACCACATAGCCCTCGGCGTAGACGACATCGAAGGACATCTTGAAAAGCTGAAGGAAGCAGGCTACCGCCTCATCGATGAGAAGCCGCGCATAGGGGCCGGCGGTGCAAAGATAGCGTTTGTTCACCCCAAAGCCGTGACGGGTGTTCTTCTGGAGCTCTGCCAGAGGGACTGA
- a CDS encoding DUF835 domain-containing protein yields MVQVFKVSNVRGATGEGEVGSSFIYPNQLVGFLESRLSQGVPVFLITRDYPLLLQRFWDEGSLLKAVWITTIEHPHAVHPRDLHKIEAAVIRDTSIRKSDVVLDGFEYLMLENGLIPALKFVSKVRDITLVNGTRFYVVLSDALTERERALLKRSMGIL; encoded by the coding sequence ATGGTTCAGGTGTTTAAGGTAAGTAATGTGAGGGGTGCCACTGGGGAGGGGGAAGTGGGCTCATCTTTCATATATCCCAATCAGTTAGTTGGGTTTCTTGAGTCCAGGCTCTCCCAGGGAGTCCCCGTTTTCCTCATAACCCGTGATTACCCGTTGCTTCTTCAGAGGTTTTGGGATGAGGGTTCCCTCTTGAAAGCCGTTTGGATCACGACCATTGAGCATCCTCATGCTGTACATCCTCGGGATCTCCATAAAATCGAGGCCGCTGTAATAAGGGATACTTCAATCAGAAAGTCCGACGTTGTTCTGGACGGGTTCGAGTACTTGATGCTTGAGAACGGTCTGATACCGGCTTTGAAGTTCGTTTCCAAGGTGAGGGATATAACTTTAGTAAACGGCACTCGATTCTACGTGGTTCTGAGTGATGCTCTGACTGAGAGGGAGAGGGCACTCCTGAAGAGGAGCATGGGCATTCTTTGA